In the genome of Christensenella timonensis, one region contains:
- the hisS gene encoding histidine--tRNA ligase, which produces MAVKAPKGTKDVLPQDSYKWHYVEDIARELTEEAGYREIRTPVFEHTELFLRGVGDTTDIVQKEMYTFTDKGDRSVTLKPEGTAGVVRAFIEGGLPSNAQPTKMYYLSAPVFRYEKPQSGRLREHHQFGVEVFGAADASIDAEVIGLALAMVKKAGLKKLKLNINSIGCDKCRPQYNETLRAYLKEHEGELCETCKQRMERNPLRVLDCKVESCQKIVAGAPKMIDHLCEECSSHFDDLKKYLEALEIGYTVNPLIVRGLDYYTKTVFEIISDSIGAQGTVCGGGRYDKLLKQIGGPDMPGIGFGMGIERLLLVMESEGIEIPEPSVTDVFVCTHGDAARLKAIRLVRDLREGGIKADMDHCARSIKAQFKYAGKIGVKTVIVLGEEEMEKGTAVLKTMETGEERAVRQDEIKIFLI; this is translated from the coding sequence TTGGCAGTAAAAGCACCGAAGGGTACAAAGGATGTTTTGCCGCAGGACAGCTATAAGTGGCATTATGTTGAGGACATTGCACGCGAATTGACGGAGGAAGCGGGGTACCGCGAGATCCGTACGCCTGTCTTTGAGCATACGGAGCTCTTTTTGCGCGGCGTTGGCGATACGACGGATATCGTACAGAAAGAAATGTACACGTTTACGGACAAAGGCGACCGCTCGGTCACGCTGAAGCCGGAAGGAACGGCAGGCGTTGTACGTGCGTTCATCGAAGGGGGCTTGCCTTCCAACGCGCAACCCACGAAGATGTATTATCTGAGTGCGCCTGTATTCCGCTATGAAAAGCCGCAGTCCGGCCGGTTACGCGAGCATCACCAGTTTGGCGTAGAGGTGTTTGGCGCGGCGGACGCGAGTATCGACGCAGAGGTGATCGGCCTTGCGCTCGCGATGGTCAAAAAAGCGGGGCTCAAAAAGCTCAAGCTCAATATCAACAGCATTGGCTGCGACAAATGCAGGCCGCAATATAACGAAACGCTACGGGCTTACTTAAAGGAACACGAGGGCGAATTGTGCGAAACGTGCAAGCAGCGTATGGAGCGCAACCCTTTGCGTGTGCTTGACTGCAAGGTGGAGAGCTGCCAAAAGATCGTTGCCGGCGCGCCCAAGATGATCGATCATCTATGCGAGGAATGTTCCTCACATTTTGACGACCTGAAAAAGTATTTGGAAGCGCTGGAAATCGGATATACGGTCAATCCGCTCATCGTACGCGGGCTCGATTACTATACAAAAACAGTGTTTGAAATCATTTCGGACAGCATCGGCGCGCAGGGCACGGTATGCGGCGGGGGACGCTATGACAAGCTGTTAAAGCAGATCGGCGGCCCGGATATGCCGGGCATCGGCTTTGGCATGGGCATCGAGCGCCTGCTTCTTGTAATGGAGAGCGAAGGGATCGAGATCCCGGAGCCGTCTGTCACGGATGTGTTCGTGTGTACGCATGGCGATGCGGCGCGTTTAAAAGCGATCCGGCTCGTACGCGACCTGCGTGAAGGCGGGATCAAGGCGGACATGGACCACTGTGCGCGCAGTATCAAAGCACAATTTAAATATGCGGGCAAGATAGGCGTAAAAACGGTGATCGTGCTCGGCGAAGAAGAGATGGAAAAGGGAACGGCGGTCTTAAAGACGATGGAGACAGGCGAAGAGCGGGCCGTGCGACAGGACGAAATAAAAATATTTTTAATTTGA
- the aspS gene encoding aspartate--tRNA ligase has product MGEFLQDWKRTALCAEFTTNDIGREVTLMGWADTRRDLGGLVFVDLRDRSGIMQVVFNESAFEGDFDKVGSIRSEFVLAVKGEIVKRSEDTVNPKLPTGLIEVKVRELKILSKAETPPFELEDGSKVREELRLKYRYLDLRRPQMQKNLMLRNKIANVARNYLAENGFLDIETPMLQKSTPEGARDYLVPSRIHAGCFYALPQSPQLFKQILMISGYDRYFQITKCFRDEDLRADRQPEFTQIDTEMSFVEADDVMSMHEGLMQRVFKDVMDVDIKLPLKRLTYQEAMDRFGSDKPDTRFGLELKDVSDIVAGSEFKVFSSVVKNGGSVRAINARGCANILARREIDALVDFVKIYGAKGMAWISIREDGLNSPITKFMTSEEIDAIMQRLDGQVGDILFFVGDKNSVVYDSLGALRLKLAEKLELIQPNTWDLLWVTEFPLFEYSEEEKRYVAKHHPFTSPMDEDVDKVVSDPANARAKAYDIVLNGNEIGGGSIRIHSTELQEKMLEALGFSKEEAWNRFGFLLEALKYGTPPHGGLAYGLDRLAMLMAGVDSIRDVIAFPKVQNASDLMSKAPDVVDKKQLRELHIRVEEN; this is encoded by the coding sequence ATGGGAGAGTTTTTACAGGACTGGAAAAGGACAGCGCTTTGTGCGGAGTTTACCACGAACGACATTGGCAGGGAAGTGACGCTGATGGGATGGGCGGACACACGCCGCGACTTAGGCGGGCTGGTATTCGTCGACCTGCGCGACCGTTCGGGCATCATGCAGGTGGTATTCAACGAATCGGCCTTTGAGGGGGATTTTGACAAGGTCGGAAGTATCCGCAGCGAATTCGTACTTGCTGTGAAAGGCGAGATCGTCAAGCGTTCGGAGGATACGGTCAATCCGAAACTGCCGACCGGGTTGATCGAAGTAAAGGTGCGCGAGCTTAAAATTTTGAGCAAGGCGGAAACGCCGCCGTTTGAGTTAGAGGATGGGAGCAAGGTACGCGAGGAGCTGCGCCTTAAGTACCGTTACCTTGACCTGCGCCGCCCCCAGATGCAGAAAAACCTGATGCTTAGGAATAAGATCGCAAACGTAGCGCGTAATTATCTTGCGGAAAACGGATTTTTGGATATTGAAACGCCTATGCTGCAAAAGAGCACGCCGGAGGGCGCGCGTGATTACCTTGTGCCGTCGCGTATCCATGCGGGCTGCTTTTATGCACTGCCGCAGTCTCCCCAGCTTTTCAAACAAATATTAATGATTTCCGGTTATGACCGGTATTTCCAGATCACGAAATGTTTTCGTGACGAGGACCTGCGCGCGGATCGCCAGCCGGAATTTACACAGATCGATACGGAGATGTCGTTTGTGGAAGCAGACGACGTCATGAGCATGCACGAGGGCTTGATGCAGCGCGTGTTCAAGGATGTGATGGATGTCGATATTAAGCTGCCCCTAAAGCGCCTTACCTATCAGGAGGCGATGGATCGCTTTGGCAGCGACAAGCCGGATACGCGATTCGGGCTGGAGCTTAAGGATGTCAGCGATATCGTTGCCGGCAGCGAATTCAAAGTGTTCAGTTCAGTGGTCAAGAACGGTGGCAGCGTACGTGCGATCAATGCCAGGGGCTGTGCGAACATCTTAGCCCGCCGCGAGATTGACGCGCTGGTCGATTTTGTCAAGATTTACGGTGCGAAGGGCATGGCGTGGATATCCATCCGCGAGGATGGGCTCAATTCGCCCATCACCAAGTTCATGACAAGCGAAGAGATCGACGCGATCATGCAGCGTTTGGATGGCCAGGTTGGAGACATCCTGTTCTTTGTAGGCGACAAGAACTCGGTCGTATACGATTCGCTGGGCGCATTGCGCTTAAAGCTCGCGGAAAAGCTCGAGCTGATCCAGCCGAACACATGGGATCTTTTGTGGGTGACGGAGTTCCCGCTGTTTGAATACAGCGAGGAAGAAAAACGTTACGTGGCGAAGCACCATCCGTTCACCTCGCCGATGGACGAGGATGTGGACAAGGTGGTTTCCGATCCGGCGAACGCGCGCGCGAAGGCATATGATATCGTGCTGAACGGTAACGAGATCGGCGGCGGCAGTATCAGGATACACAGCACGGAGTTGCAGGAAAAGATGCTCGAAGCGCTCGGGTTCTCCAAAGAAGAAGCGTGGAACCGTTTTGGCTTCCTGCTGGAAGCGCTCAAATATGGGACGCCGCCGCACGGCGGGCTCGCATATGGGCTTGACCGCCTTGCGATGCTGATGGCGGGCGTGGATTCTATCCGCGACGTGATCGCGTTCCCCAAGGTACAGAATGCATCGGATTTGATGTCCAAAGCACCGGATGTGGTTGACAAGAAACAATTGCGCGAGCTGCATATCCGGGTGGAAGAAAACTAA
- a CDS encoding tRNA threonylcarbamoyladenosine dehydratase — protein MDESRTVALLGTQAVDKLKSSTVAIFGVGGVGSFAAEAIARAGVGRLVLVDNDVVKPSNCNRQLVALTSTVGQRKTHVMRERILDINKDARVVVHDVFYDEQTSDDIFEGQRIDYVVDAIDSIPSKVKLACECKKRNIAIVSSMGAGNKLYPERFGVMDLFQTTYDPIAKILRKQLRHCGIDSLTVVCSDEPPLPSAAEEDGKRVPASISFVPSVCGLLMAGVVVRYLAGVKE, from the coding sequence ATGGATGAATCAAGGACGGTCGCGCTGCTCGGGACACAGGCGGTAGATAAGCTGAAAAGCAGCACGGTAGCCATTTTTGGCGTGGGCGGCGTCGGTTCGTTTGCGGCGGAAGCAATCGCCCGCGCCGGGGTTGGCAGGCTTGTCCTGGTGGATAACGATGTTGTCAAACCATCCAACTGCAACCGTCAGCTGGTCGCCCTTACATCTACGGTCGGGCAGCGTAAGACGCACGTCATGCGTGAGCGCATTTTGGATATCAATAAAGACGCAAGGGTGGTCGTCCATGACGTGTTTTACGACGAACAAACTTCGGACGATATTTTTGAAGGACAGCGTATTGATTATGTTGTGGACGCGATAGACAGTATTCCTTCCAAGGTAAAGCTGGCCTGTGAATGTAAAAAGCGGAACATAGCGATCGTTTCTTCTATGGGTGCGGGCAACAAGCTGTACCCGGAACGGTTTGGCGTGATGGATCTTTTTCAAACGACATACGACCCGATCGCTAAGATATTGCGCAAGCAATTGAGGCATTGTGGGATAGACAGCCTCACGGTCGTATGTTCGGACGAGCCGCCGCTCCCATCGGCGGCGGAAGAGGACGGAAAGCGCGTTCCGGCAAGCATATCGTTCGTGCCGTCCGTATGCGGGCTTTTGATGGCGGGCGTGGTCGTGCGCTACCTTGCAGGAGTGAAGGAATGA
- a CDS encoding SoxR reducing system RseC family protein codes for MKEAGLVTKIEGDTAYLKFNRTSACAKCGACGMVAGQSDITVSVDNSLHASLGDRVEVHFTTKNALLSSAIAYIFPLVMLFAGVWLGYVIPQDVFPVKDAFAAILGIAFAAAAFLILKLLNPYFKKKFAKVYTMVRILDESEPGDKCS; via the coding sequence ATGAAAGAAGCGGGTCTGGTCACGAAAATCGAAGGGGATACGGCATACCTGAAATTCAATCGGACGTCGGCCTGCGCCAAATGCGGCGCATGTGGGATGGTCGCGGGGCAAAGCGATATCACCGTGAGTGTGGACAACTCGCTGCACGCTTCGTTAGGCGACCGGGTGGAAGTACATTTCACCACGAAAAATGCACTGTTGTCGTCCGCGATCGCATACATCTTCCCGTTGGTTATGCTGTTCGCCGGCGTGTGGCTTGGGTATGTGATCCCGCAGGATGTATTTCCGGTAAAAGACGCGTTCGCCGCGATTTTGGGAATCGCTTTTGCGGCAGCGGCGTTTTTGATTTTGAAGTTATTGAATCCTTATTTCAAGAAGAAATTTGCCAAGGTATATACGATGGTGAGAATATTGGATGAAAGTGAGCCAGGGGATAAGTGTTCTTAA
- the smc gene encoding chromosome segregation protein SMC — MFLKRIEVNGFKSFCNKKDIIINKGITGVVGPNGSGKSNIADALRWVLGEQSSKNLRGSTMQDVIFNGTQSRSKKNYCEVCLIFDNSDMRIKTDYTEISVRRKMYRSGESEYYINNSGCRLKDILELFRDTGIGKEGYSIIGQGKIDELLTSKATQRRKVFEEAAGIMKYRVRKEEAERNLQKTKENVTRIDDILSELSAQIEPLEKQMNEAKDYLSLRDRLKELEINLYLYQCDRTDERMARLEGQLLENEQEFKDMTEQMADKAALVSDIKKQLQSIQEAIERQNVELGQQMSEQERLRGQLNLLEEKEQTHVNTLNENAEKRDALRESIEQSTQKAEAINAEISELNTVIDEKYAQICRLRQSVEEIAGRSGDVQSGIEGLKREVETARTDFQTMTIALSEKQVKEEVLVQKLEEAERQREKHNQYINEIKDTTQALEKEVGEYGEKGAKLRSLMNESAQTVSSLQAEKQRQSGKLAEIARKLSEDESRMKLLNDMREEYEGYFDSVRSLLKSAKNAPEVSGKIKGVLAEVIEVPKKYETPIEVILGNALQNVVVGSDTDAKELIAHLRKNNLGRVTFLPTEALKVRRLQQDEKKYLSMDGVECIASEAIVCSDEIRPAVDFLLGRTVIVRDMDSAISLMRASDYAFRTVTMDGDFIKPGGVITGGSLKNTKTGLLSRKRMAQELEENIASNKKAFEQLNQELAGLDPKIEEALATQKQALDDLRALEVRAAAAKQALQSAQQQLGDRDRVASELSDNAQSLSSEIEASRRDIDALQKDIIKARAEFDARTQKLKEMEGTAAKSALETSEIKDSLSAQELEQTEYNNRKNMLLNEAEHVRNAAAQAKQDLDHMLRQNEILTAELKGITHDKAELRAQLDGILGRVKQAGEASQEKLSLRDDLNKQLEETEQGAKLISARRDELIENKYKLIASKEKLEVSKETYQNKLWDDYGLTYANALAFKSEFSFQSASREIDGIRGRIRDMGAVNPNAIEDYTRVRERYDGLVVQREDLVKAGDDLQVVIDDLLSGMKESFRAKFTQINENFKQVFQELFGGGYAQLELLDEEDIMECGVEIIAEPPGKKLQNIQLLSGGEKALTAIALLFAMLNINPSPICLLDEIDAPLDDANVIRFSEYLKKLSSELQFIVITHRKPSMAICDTLYGVAMQEKGVSDIVSVQF; from the coding sequence GTGTTCTTAAAAAGAATCGAAGTAAACGGCTTCAAATCCTTTTGTAACAAGAAGGACATCATTATCAATAAAGGGATCACGGGCGTAGTTGGCCCCAATGGCAGCGGCAAGAGCAATATCGCCGATGCTTTGCGTTGGGTTTTGGGGGAGCAGAGTTCCAAAAACCTGCGTGGAAGCACGATGCAGGACGTCATTTTCAACGGTACGCAAAGCCGCAGTAAAAAAAATTATTGCGAGGTATGCCTGATCTTTGATAACTCTGATATGCGCATTAAAACCGATTATACGGAGATATCCGTCCGGCGGAAAATGTACCGTTCTGGGGAGAGTGAATATTATATCAACAACAGCGGCTGCCGGCTAAAGGATATCCTGGAGCTGTTCCGCGATACGGGCATCGGCAAGGAAGGATATTCGATCATCGGGCAGGGAAAAATCGATGAGCTATTGACGAGTAAAGCGACCCAGCGCCGTAAAGTGTTCGAGGAAGCGGCCGGGATCATGAAGTACCGCGTACGCAAGGAAGAGGCGGAGCGCAACCTGCAAAAGACAAAAGAGAATGTGACGCGCATCGACGATATCCTCTCGGAGCTTTCCGCGCAGATCGAGCCGCTGGAAAAGCAAATGAACGAGGCAAAGGATTATCTTTCCCTGCGCGACCGTTTGAAAGAGCTGGAGATCAACCTGTACCTGTACCAGTGCGACAGGACGGATGAACGCATGGCTAGGCTCGAGGGACAGCTTTTGGAAAACGAGCAGGAATTTAAGGATATGACCGAACAGATGGCGGACAAAGCCGCGCTGGTTTCGGATATCAAAAAACAGTTGCAATCCATCCAGGAAGCGATCGAACGGCAGAACGTGGAGCTTGGACAGCAGATGAGCGAGCAGGAACGCCTGCGCGGGCAACTGAACCTGCTGGAGGAAAAGGAACAGACGCATGTGAACACGCTCAACGAAAATGCGGAAAAACGCGATGCGCTGCGTGAGTCTATTGAACAAAGTACGCAAAAGGCAGAGGCGATCAACGCCGAGATCAGCGAGCTGAATACAGTGATCGATGAAAAATATGCACAGATATGCCGGCTGCGCCAATCCGTTGAAGAGATCGCAGGCCGCAGCGGCGACGTCCAAAGCGGGATCGAGGGCTTGAAGCGGGAGGTCGAGACGGCACGGACTGATTTCCAGACCATGACCATCGCTTTGAGCGAGAAACAGGTCAAGGAAGAGGTGCTGGTGCAGAAGCTTGAGGAAGCGGAGCGGCAGCGCGAAAAGCATAACCAATATATCAATGAGATCAAGGATACGACGCAGGCCCTGGAAAAGGAAGTCGGGGAATACGGAGAAAAGGGCGCAAAGCTGCGCAGCCTGATGAACGAAAGCGCGCAGACCGTTTCCAGCCTGCAGGCGGAAAAGCAGCGGCAATCCGGGAAACTGGCGGAAATCGCCAGGAAATTGAGCGAAGACGAATCGCGTATGAAATTGTTAAACGACATGCGCGAGGAGTATGAGGGATACTTTGACAGCGTGCGGTCACTTTTGAAAAGCGCCAAAAATGCGCCGGAAGTCAGCGGCAAGATCAAGGGGGTGCTGGCCGAAGTCATCGAGGTGCCCAAAAAGTATGAAACGCCTATCGAGGTGATTTTGGGCAATGCGCTGCAGAACGTCGTTGTTGGCAGCGATACGGACGCGAAGGAACTGATTGCACATTTGCGGAAAAATAATCTCGGACGCGTTACCTTTTTGCCCACGGAAGCGCTCAAAGTGCGCCGCTTGCAGCAGGACGAAAAGAAATACCTCTCCATGGACGGGGTGGAATGTATCGCGAGCGAGGCGATCGTGTGCAGCGATGAGATACGGCCGGCGGTCGATTTCCTGTTGGGGCGCACAGTGATCGTACGCGATATGGACAGTGCGATCTCCCTGATGCGGGCGAGCGATTATGCGTTTCGTACAGTCACGATGGACGGGGATTTCATCAAGCCGGGCGGTGTGATTACGGGCGGCAGCCTAAAAAATACCAAAACAGGGCTTTTGTCGCGTAAGCGTATGGCGCAGGAGCTGGAAGAAAACATTGCATCCAACAAAAAAGCATTTGAACAATTGAATCAGGAGCTGGCGGGGTTGGATCCCAAAATCGAAGAGGCGCTTGCGACGCAAAAACAGGCGCTTGACGATTTGCGCGCGCTGGAAGTGCGCGCGGCGGCAGCGAAGCAAGCGCTGCAGTCGGCACAGCAACAGCTTGGCGACCGCGACCGTGTGGCTTCGGAATTGAGCGACAACGCACAAAGCCTTTCATCGGAGATCGAAGCGTCCCGCAGGGATATCGATGCATTGCAGAAGGATATCATCAAGGCGCGCGCAGAGTTTGACGCACGGACGCAAAAGCTTAAGGAGATGGAAGGGACGGCCGCCAAAAGCGCGCTCGAAACCTCTGAAATCAAGGATAGCCTTTCGGCGCAGGAGCTTGAGCAAACGGAATATAACAATCGGAAAAACATGCTGCTCAATGAAGCGGAGCATGTGAGGAATGCTGCGGCGCAAGCCAAACAGGATTTGGATCATATGCTGCGTCAAAATGAGATTTTGACTGCGGAATTAAAAGGGATCACGCATGATAAGGCGGAGCTGCGTGCACAGCTCGACGGGATTTTGGGTCGTGTGAAGCAAGCGGGGGAGGCGTCGCAGGAAAAACTTTCTCTGCGTGACGATTTAAACAAACAGCTTGAAGAAACGGAGCAGGGCGCAAAGCTGATCTCGGCGCGGAGGGACGAGCTGATCGAGAATAAATACAAGCTGATCGCAAGCAAGGAAAAGCTGGAGGTTTCCAAGGAAACGTATCAAAATAAGCTGTGGGACGATTATGGCCTGACCTATGCAAACGCACTTGCTTTCAAGAGTGAGTTTTCGTTCCAGTCCGCGTCCCGTGAAATCGACGGGATCAGGGGACGTATCCGCGACATGGGGGCGGTCAACCCCAATGCGATCGAGGACTATACCCGGGTGCGTGAGCGTTATGACGGACTGGTCGTGCAGCGCGAAGACCTTGTCAAGGCTGGGGACGACCTGCAGGTGGTGATCGACGATCTGCTTTCCGGCATGAAGGAAAGCTTCCGTGCGAAATTTACGCAAATCAACGAAAATTTCAAGCAGGTGTTCCAGGAGCTTTTCGGCGGGGGGTATGCGCAGCTTGAACTTTTGGATGAAGAAGATATCATGGAGTGCGGTGTGGAGATCATTGCGGAGCCGCCGGGCAAGAAGCTCCAGAATATACAGCTGTTGTCCGGTGGTGAAAAGGCGCTGACGGCGATCGCGCTGCTTTTTGCGATGCTGAACATCAATCCGTCGCCGATCTGCCTGCTGGATGAAATCGACGCGCCATTAGACGATGCAAACGTGATCCGTTTCTCGGAATACCTGAAAAAGTTATCGAGCGAGCTGCAATTCATCGTGATCACGCACAGGAAGCCGTCTATGGCGATCTGCGATACGCTTTACGGTGTGGCAATGCAGGAAAAGGGAGTATCGGATATCGTGTCCGTACAATTTTAG
- the ftsY gene encoding signal recognition particle-docking protein FtsY has protein sequence MGFFDKLKERVNKTRDNISAKVNNVIKNFRKVDEEFFEELEEALILSDIGYATTDKIIESLRDTVKENKISDSSEIKEVLAGILAEYMSAPPLEVKKPTVMLVVGVNGVGKTTAIGKLANYYGQAGKKVMLAAADTFRAAAAEQLSIWGERTNTRVIKYAEGADPAAVVYDAIDAGKHADIDLLIIDTAGRLHNKKNLMSELEKINRVVDKSYPEAARETFLVVDATTGQNAISQTEVFNESVRLTGIILTKLDGTAKGGVVCAVKDMTGVPVRFIGVGEGVDDLQPFDAREFAEAILD, from the coding sequence ATGGGCTTTTTTGATAAATTAAAAGAACGTGTCAATAAAACGAGGGACAATATCTCGGCAAAGGTAAACAATGTCATCAAAAATTTCAGGAAAGTTGACGAGGAGTTTTTTGAGGAGCTGGAAGAAGCGTTGATCTTATCGGATATCGGGTATGCGACGACGGATAAGATTATCGAATCGTTGCGCGATACCGTCAAAGAAAACAAGATTTCGGATTCTTCCGAGATCAAGGAAGTGCTGGCCGGCATTTTAGCGGAATATATGAGCGCGCCTCCGCTGGAGGTCAAAAAACCGACGGTGATGCTGGTCGTAGGCGTCAATGGCGTGGGAAAGACAACGGCGATCGGCAAGCTTGCAAACTATTATGGGCAGGCAGGGAAAAAAGTGATGCTGGCAGCGGCGGATACCTTCCGCGCGGCGGCGGCGGAACAGCTTTCCATCTGGGGGGAACGGACGAATACGCGCGTGATCAAATATGCGGAGGGCGCTGACCCTGCGGCTGTGGTATATGATGCAATCGACGCAGGCAAGCACGCGGACATCGACCTTTTGATCATCGATACTGCCGGCAGGCTGCACAATAAGAAGAATTTGATGAGTGAGCTGGAGAAGATCAACCGCGTGGTGGATAAGTCCTATCCGGAGGCAGCGAGGGAAACGTTTTTGGTGGTGGACGCAACGACGGGACAAAACGCGATCTCCCAGACGGAAGTATTCAATGAAAGCGTGAGGCTCACGGGGATCATCCTGACCAAACTCGACGGAACGGCAAAAGGCGGCGTTGTGTGCGCGGTCAAGGACATGACGGGCGTACCTGTCCGCTTTATTGGCGTCGGGGAAGGCGTAGACGACTTGCAGCCATTTGACGCGCGGGAATTCGCGGAGGCGATTTTGGATTGA
- the ylxM gene encoding YlxM family DNA-binding protein: protein MKREKDLKLSLYYDFYGEFLTQKQASVFALYYNDDYSLAEIAQECGISRQGVLDTLRRAQVKLEDMERKLGLVEKQLGEEK from the coding sequence ATGAAACGCGAGAAGGATCTGAAACTGAGTCTGTATTATGATTTTTATGGCGAATTCCTGACGCAAAAGCAGGCAAGCGTATTTGCATTATATTACAACGATGATTATTCATTGGCGGAGATCGCGCAGGAATGCGGGATATCAAGGCAGGGCGTGCTCGATACTTTAAGGCGTGCACAGGTGAAATTGGAAGACATGGAGCGTAAGCTCGGCCTGGTCGAAAAACAGCTGGGCGAGGAGAAGTAA
- the ffh gene encoding signal recognition particle protein gives MAFEGIAEKLQNVFRKLTARGKLSEGDIKTAMREVKLVLLEADVNFLVVKKFIKELSEKAVGSGILESLTPGQQVIKLVRDELTELLGGKQSEIKLAGSPPTVIMMMGLQGAGKTTFCAKLAGYYKKQGKKPLLVACDIYRPAAIKQLHVVGEQVGVDVFDMGQDNASKIYKEALKQANKLGCDIIIVDTAGRLHIDDEMMAELRDLKQTAKPTETLLVLDAMTGQDAVNAATTFNDNIGIDGVILTKIDGDTRGGAAMSVRAVTGKPIKFVGVGEKLTDIEPFYPDRMASRILGMGDVLTLIEKAETAFEEKSALELQKKISKDQLTLEDFLDQMEQLQDMGSLSDIMAMMPGGNKLKGMTLDEKQLERTKAIVRSMTTEERRNPQVINASRRRRISAGSGTSVQEVNRLLNQFDQMKKMLKQFSGKGGKKRGMMGRMPFGM, from the coding sequence ATGGCATTTGAAGGAATTGCGGAAAAATTACAAAATGTTTTTAGAAAATTGACCGCGCGGGGCAAGCTTTCGGAAGGCGATATCAAAACGGCGATGCGCGAGGTGAAGCTCGTGCTTTTGGAAGCTGACGTCAACTTTCTGGTGGTCAAGAAATTCATCAAGGAGCTTTCGGAAAAGGCAGTGGGTTCCGGGATCCTGGAAAGCCTCACGCCGGGACAGCAGGTCATCAAACTCGTCCGTGACGAACTGACGGAGCTTTTGGGCGGCAAACAATCGGAGATCAAGCTGGCCGGCAGCCCGCCGACCGTCATTATGATGATGGGCTTGCAGGGGGCGGGTAAGACAACCTTTTGCGCAAAGCTGGCTGGATATTATAAAAAGCAAGGGAAAAAACCTTTATTGGTGGCGTGCGACATCTACCGTCCGGCCGCGATCAAGCAGCTGCACGTAGTAGGCGAGCAGGTCGGCGTGGATGTTTTCGATATGGGGCAAGACAACGCTTCCAAAATTTATAAGGAAGCGCTGAAGCAGGCAAACAAGCTCGGCTGCGATATCATCATTGTGGACACGGCAGGACGGCTGCACATCGACGACGAGATGATGGCAGAGCTTAGGGATCTGAAGCAGACGGCGAAGCCCACGGAAACGCTGCTCGTTCTGGATGCGATGACCGGACAGGACGCGGTGAACGCCGCGACAACGTTCAATGACAATATTGGGATCGACGGCGTGATCTTAACCAAGATCGACGGCGACACCCGCGGCGGCGCGGCGATGTCCGTACGTGCGGTGACGGGCAAGCCAATCAAATTTGTAGGCGTGGGCGAAAAGCTGACGGATATCGAACCTTTTTACCCGGATCGCATGGCCTCGAGGATACTCGGTATGGGCGATGTGCTGACGCTGATCGAAAAAGCGGAAACAGCGTTTGAGGAAAAGAGCGCATTAGAGCTGCAAAAGAAAATATCCAAAGACCAGCTGACACTGGAGGATTTCCTTGACCAGATGGAACAGCTGCAGGATATGGGATCATTAAGCGATATCATGGCCATGATGCCGGGCGGCAACAAATTAAAGGGTATGACGCTCGATGAGAAGCAGCTGGAGCGGACAAAAGCGATCGTGCGCTCCATGACGACAGAGGAACGGCGCAATCCGCAGGTGATCAATGCCTCGAGAAGAAGGCGTATCAGCGCGGGCAGCGGTACGAGCGTGCAGGAGGTCAACAGGCTCTTAAACCAGTTTGACCAGATGAAAAAGATGCTCAAGCAGTTTTCCGGCAAGGGAGGAAAGAAGCGCGGCATGATGGGGCGGATGCCTTTTGGCATGTAA
- the rpsP gene encoding 30S ribosomal protein S16 produces the protein MSVKIRLKRMGSKKNPFYRMVVADERAPRDGRYIEELGYYNPLTKDLKLDNEKAQGWISNGAQPTETARALLKKSGAIN, from the coding sequence ATGTCAGTAAAAATCAGATTGAAGAGAATGGGTTCCAAGAAAAATCCTTTTTACAGGATGGTCGTTGCAGACGAGAGGGCGCCCCGTGACGGACGTTACATCGAAGAACTTGGATACTACAATCCGCTTACAAAAGACTTGAAGCTTGACAATGAAAAAGCGCAGGGCTGGATCAGCAACGGCGCACAGCCGACGGAGACGGCGCGCGCATTGCTGAAAAAGAGCGGCGCGATCAACTAA
- a CDS encoding KH domain-containing protein yields MRELVEYIAKNLVDDPDAVKVVEREEDNAFVLELSVAPDDMGKVIGKQGRIAKAIRTVVKAATSKASKKYIVEII; encoded by the coding sequence ATGCGTGAATTGGTAGAATACATTGCCAAAAACCTTGTGGACGATCCGGATGCCGTGAAAGTCGTGGAACGCGAGGAAGACAATGCTTTTGTTCTGGAATTGAGCGTTGCGCCGGATGATATGGGCAAGGTCATTGGCAAGCAGGGCAGGATCGCCAAAGCGATCCGCACTGTTGTGAAGGCGGCGACATCCAAGGCGTCAAAAAAATATATCGTTGAGATCATATGA